In Centropristis striata isolate RG_2023a ecotype Rhode Island chromosome 5, C.striata_1.0, whole genome shotgun sequence, a single genomic region encodes these proteins:
- the wnt10b gene encoding protein Wnt-10b isoform X2 produces MEMLGGLGHCDAGWLLLWNCHLPKRVLCNDILSLKVAGDPVLTPNSVCLRLAGLSKRQMRMCVRSPDVTASALQGIQVAIHECQHQLRDQRWNCSSLEGLGKLPHHNTILNRGFRESAFSLALLAAGVAHSVASACSMGKLRGCGCEAKRRQDDDKIRLKLTQLQLQTLQKGGVGLGMTRSLPSELNGHHGDLPANLRSTHPSALLKPLPDELSSMQDTWEWGGCSHDVRFGDRFSRDWLDSRGSPRDIHARMRIHNNRVGRQIVTDNMKRKCKCHGTSGSCQFKTCWHVSPEFRLVGSLLKEKFWSAIFVNSQNKNNGVFNPRTGNGASGSAGGLNGGRRRTMSRELVYFEKSPDFCERDASIDSPGTQGRICNKTSYSTDSCGSLCCGRGHNILKQTRSERCNCRFHWCCYVLCDECRLTEWVNVCK; encoded by the exons ggtgCTGTGTAATGATATCCTCAGCCTGAAGGTGGCAGGAGATCCAGTGCTAACCCCTAACTCAGTTTGCCTGAGGCTGGCAGGCCTCAGTAAACGTCAGATGCGGATGTGTGTGCGGAGCCCTGATGTGACGGCCTCCGCTCTGCAGGGCATCCAGGTGGCCATCCATGAATGCCAACACCAGCTTCGGGACCAGCGCTGGAACTGCTCCTCACTGGAGGGCCTTGGCAAACTTCCCCACCACAACACCATCCTCAACAGGG GTTTTCGCGAGAGTGCCTTCTCTCTGGCTTTGCTAGCAGCGGGTGTGGCTCACTCTGTGGCCTCAGCCTGCAGCATGGGCAAGCTGCGGGGGTGTGGCTGTGAGGCCAAGCGCCGCCAGGACGATGACAAGATCCGCCTGAAACTcacacagctgcagctgcagacgCTGCAGAAGGGTGGAGTAGGCCTCGGCATGACACGGTCATTACCCTCAGAGCTAAACGGTCACCATGGAGACCTGCCCGCTAACCTGCGCTCCACCCACCCCTCTGCCCTGCTCAAGCCTCTACCAGATGAGCTGAGCTCCATGCAGGATacgtgggagtgggggggctgcAGTCATGACGTCCGTTTTGGGGACCGTTTTTCCAGAGACTGGCTCGACTCCCGTGGCTCGCCAAGAGACATCCACGCTCGCATGAGGATACACAACAACCGGGTGGGCCGACAG ATAGTGACTGACAACATGAAGAGGAAGTGCAAATGTCACGGCACATCAGGAAGCTGTCAGTTTAAGACCTGCTGGCATGTGTCTCCAGAGTTCAGGCTTGTGGGTTCTCTGCTCAAGGAAAAGTTCTGGTCAGCCATCTTTGTCAACTCCCAGAACAAGAACAACGGGGTTTTCAACCCTCGAACTGGAAATGGCGCCAGTGGGAGTGCAGGGGGACTCAACGGAGGCCGTCGTCGCACCATGTCCAGAGAGCTGGTGTACTTTGAGAAGTCTCCTGATTTCTGTGAGCGTGATGCATCCATAGACTCTCCGGGTACACAAGGACGCATCTGCAACAAAACCAGCTACAGCACAGACAGCTGTGGCTCGCTGTGCTGCGGCCGTGGACACAACATCCTGAAACAGACACGTAGCGAGCGCTGCAactgcaggttccactggtgttGCTATGTGCTGTGCGACGAGTGTCGTCTCACAGAGTGGGTCAATGTGTGCAAGTAG
- the wnt10b gene encoding protein Wnt-10b isoform X1, whose product MELSNKLRWDQFLILAAALLSPALTVLCNDILSLKVAGDPVLTPNSVCLRLAGLSKRQMRMCVRSPDVTASALQGIQVAIHECQHQLRDQRWNCSSLEGLGKLPHHNTILNRGFRESAFSLALLAAGVAHSVASACSMGKLRGCGCEAKRRQDDDKIRLKLTQLQLQTLQKGGVGLGMTRSLPSELNGHHGDLPANLRSTHPSALLKPLPDELSSMQDTWEWGGCSHDVRFGDRFSRDWLDSRGSPRDIHARMRIHNNRVGRQIVTDNMKRKCKCHGTSGSCQFKTCWHVSPEFRLVGSLLKEKFWSAIFVNSQNKNNGVFNPRTGNGASGSAGGLNGGRRRTMSRELVYFEKSPDFCERDASIDSPGTQGRICNKTSYSTDSCGSLCCGRGHNILKQTRSERCNCRFHWCCYVLCDECRLTEWVNVCK is encoded by the exons ATGGAGCTATCAAACAAACTCCGTTGGGACCAATTCCTGATTTTGGCAGCAGCACTTCTGTCACCTGCGTTAAC ggtgCTGTGTAATGATATCCTCAGCCTGAAGGTGGCAGGAGATCCAGTGCTAACCCCTAACTCAGTTTGCCTGAGGCTGGCAGGCCTCAGTAAACGTCAGATGCGGATGTGTGTGCGGAGCCCTGATGTGACGGCCTCCGCTCTGCAGGGCATCCAGGTGGCCATCCATGAATGCCAACACCAGCTTCGGGACCAGCGCTGGAACTGCTCCTCACTGGAGGGCCTTGGCAAACTTCCCCACCACAACACCATCCTCAACAGGG GTTTTCGCGAGAGTGCCTTCTCTCTGGCTTTGCTAGCAGCGGGTGTGGCTCACTCTGTGGCCTCAGCCTGCAGCATGGGCAAGCTGCGGGGGTGTGGCTGTGAGGCCAAGCGCCGCCAGGACGATGACAAGATCCGCCTGAAACTcacacagctgcagctgcagacgCTGCAGAAGGGTGGAGTAGGCCTCGGCATGACACGGTCATTACCCTCAGAGCTAAACGGTCACCATGGAGACCTGCCCGCTAACCTGCGCTCCACCCACCCCTCTGCCCTGCTCAAGCCTCTACCAGATGAGCTGAGCTCCATGCAGGATacgtgggagtgggggggctgcAGTCATGACGTCCGTTTTGGGGACCGTTTTTCCAGAGACTGGCTCGACTCCCGTGGCTCGCCAAGAGACATCCACGCTCGCATGAGGATACACAACAACCGGGTGGGCCGACAG ATAGTGACTGACAACATGAAGAGGAAGTGCAAATGTCACGGCACATCAGGAAGCTGTCAGTTTAAGACCTGCTGGCATGTGTCTCCAGAGTTCAGGCTTGTGGGTTCTCTGCTCAAGGAAAAGTTCTGGTCAGCCATCTTTGTCAACTCCCAGAACAAGAACAACGGGGTTTTCAACCCTCGAACTGGAAATGGCGCCAGTGGGAGTGCAGGGGGACTCAACGGAGGCCGTCGTCGCACCATGTCCAGAGAGCTGGTGTACTTTGAGAAGTCTCCTGATTTCTGTGAGCGTGATGCATCCATAGACTCTCCGGGTACACAAGGACGCATCTGCAACAAAACCAGCTACAGCACAGACAGCTGTGGCTCGCTGTGCTGCGGCCGTGGACACAACATCCTGAAACAGACACGTAGCGAGCGCTGCAactgcaggttccactggtgttGCTATGTGCTGTGCGACGAGTGTCGTCTCACAGAGTGGGTCAATGTGTGCAAGTAG
- the arf3a gene encoding ADP-ribosylation factor 3a, whose amino-acid sequence MGNIFGNLLKSLIGKKEMRILMVGLDAAGKTTILYKLKLGEIVTTIPTIGFNVETVEYKNISFTVWDVGGQDKIRPLWRHYFQNTQGLIFVVDSNDRERVNEAREELMRMLAEDELRDAVLLVFANKQDLPNAMNAAEITDKLGLHSLRHRNWYIQATCATSGDGLYEGLDWLANQLKNKK is encoded by the exons ATGGGGAACATCTTTGGCAACCTGTTGAAGAGCCTGATAGGCAAAAAGGAGATGCGGATTCTCATGGTCGGGCTGGACGCTGCTGGGAAAACCACCATCCTCTACAAGCTGAAGCTGGGGGAGATCGTTACCACCATTCCCACAATCG gtTTCAATGTCGAGACAGTCGAGTACAAGAACATCAGCTTCACCGTGTGGGACGTGGGTGGCCAGGACAAGATCCGTCCCCTGTGGAGGCACTACTTCCAGAACACCCAGG GTTTGATCTTCGTGGTGGACAGCAATGACCGTGAGCGGGTGAACGAAGCTCGGGAGGAGCTGATGAGGATGCTGGCTGAGGACGAGCTGCGGGATGCTGTTCTCCTCGTCTTTGCCAACAAACAG gaCTTGCCCAATGCCATGAATGCTGCAGAGATCACAGACAAGCTGGGCCTGCACTCCCTACGCCACCGCAACTGGTACATTCAGGCCACCTGTGCCACCAGTGGAGACGGTCTCTATGAGGGCCTGGACTGGCTGGCCAATCAGCTGAAGAACAAAAAGTGA